A genomic segment from [Flavobacterium] thermophilum encodes:
- a CDS encoding Transposase DDE domain: MNKHTTLPNLMQKLVSDEEIQRIAEAVGDRDSSRTFPLREWIHFFLLAAMHQWKSFRHGADVGPLYGLPRFHYSTVSKKAKEVPYDIMKRLLALIISKCNRQTRRSLRFPKPLRVVDSTTVTVGKNRLPWAPYHGERAGVKLHVAYSPESSLPADVVETTGLRHDGPVGEQLTNAQQVLVEDRAYVKIERLDRFVEQHQLFVIRMKDNIELHQKKSLKRLSSTSSSVQADFTCQLGTKQCRSTKRHRVVIFRDANGRDIRVVTNLFHASAETIADMYQQRWTVEVFFRWV, from the coding sequence ATGAACAAGCATACCACACTCCCGAATTTGATGCAAAAACTTGTTTCGGATGAAGAGATTCAACGGATTGCCGAAGCGGTTGGGGATCGTGATTCGTCTCGAACCTTTCCGTTGCGCGAGTGGATTCACTTCTTCCTGCTGGCCGCCATGCATCAATGGAAAAGCTTTCGCCACGGAGCCGATGTGGGGCCTCTGTATGGATTGCCGCGATTCCATTATTCAACTGTATCCAAGAAAGCGAAAGAAGTTCCCTATGATATCATGAAACGCTTGTTGGCGTTGATCATTTCCAAGTGCAACCGCCAAACCCGCCGTTCGCTTCGGTTTCCCAAACCGCTTCGGGTGGTGGATTCGACGACCGTCACGGTCGGGAAAAACCGCCTCCCATGGGCTCCGTATCACGGCGAACGCGCCGGAGTGAAGCTGCACGTCGCGTATTCGCCGGAATCCTCGCTGCCGGCAGACGTGGTGGAAACGACCGGACTGCGTCACGATGGCCCGGTGGGAGAACAGTTGACGAACGCTCAACAAGTGCTGGTGGAAGACCGGGCGTATGTCAAAATCGAACGCCTCGATCGATTTGTAGAGCAGCATCAGCTCTTTGTCATTCGGATGAAGGACAACATCGAACTTCATCAGAAAAAAAGCTTGAAACGCCTTTCCAGCACATCCTCATCGGTTCAAGCCGACTTCACGTGCCAGTTGGGGACGAAACAATGCCGCTCCACCAAGCGTCACCGGGTGGTGATCTTTCGAGATGCGAATGGCCGCGACATTCGGGTCGTGACGAATCTCTTCCATGCGTCTGCGGAAACCATTGCCGACATGTACCAACAACGTTGGACTGTTGAAGTCTTTTTCCGTTGGGTATAG
- the feuB_1 gene encoding Iron-uptake system permease protein FeuB has protein sequence MKKWMVLLVVLAAASLFVGVHDLSPRELFAGDREAWEVFLISRLPRLISILIAGSSVSICGLIMQQLSQNRFVSPTTAGTMDWARLGLLVSMIAFAAAGPLVKAAIAVVFAFAGTLLFMTVLDRVKYKDSIFIPLIGLMFGNIVGSVTTFLAYKYDLIQSMSAWMHGDFSVMMQGRYEMLYVSVPLMAIAYVYANRFTIAGMGEEMATNLGVRYRSIVYTGLLIVAVVSAVEVLTVGTLPFLGLIVPNIVTMYYGDHLRKVLPLTAIFGALFVLICDVFGRVAIYPYEIPIGLTVGVIGSGVFLYLLVRRTKQYV, from the coding sequence ATGAAAAAATGGATGGTGCTTCTTGTTGTTTTGGCTGCGGCATCATTGTTTGTCGGTGTGCATGATTTATCGCCTCGCGAGCTGTTTGCCGGCGACCGTGAGGCGTGGGAAGTGTTTTTGATCAGTCGCTTGCCGAGGCTCATCAGCATTCTGATCGCCGGGTCAAGCGTGAGCATTTGCGGCTTGATCATGCAGCAGTTGAGCCAAAACCGATTTGTGTCGCCGACGACGGCGGGAACGATGGATTGGGCGCGGCTTGGCCTGTTGGTGTCCATGATTGCATTCGCTGCCGCAGGGCCGCTTGTGAAGGCGGCTATTGCCGTTGTGTTTGCGTTTGCGGGGACGCTGCTGTTTATGACGGTTTTGGATCGTGTGAAGTACAAAGATTCGATCTTTATTCCGCTCATCGGCTTGATGTTTGGCAATATTGTCGGTTCTGTCACGACGTTTTTGGCTTATAAATATGATTTGATTCAATCGATGTCCGCATGGATGCACGGCGATTTTTCCGTTATGATGCAAGGACGTTATGAAATGCTGTATGTGAGCGTTCCGCTCATGGCAATCGCTTATGTATACGCCAATCGGTTTACGATCGCCGGCATGGGGGAGGAGATGGCGACGAACTTAGGGGTTCGCTACCGTTCGATTGTCTACACTGGTCTCCTCATTGTCGCTGTTGTTTCTGCTGTTGAGGTGTTGACGGTTGGGACGCTGCCGTTTTTAGGGCTGATCGTTCCGAACATCGTCACGATGTATTATGGGGATCATTTGCGCAAAGTATTGCCGTTGACAGCCATATTTGGCGCTTTGTTTGTGCTGATTTGCGATGTATTTGGCCGAGTCGCCATTTATCCATACGAAATTCCGATCGGCTTGACGGTTGGAGTAATCGGAAGCGGTGTCTTTTTATATTTGCTCGTAAGGAGAACGAAGCAGTATGTCTAA
- the feuC gene encoding Iron-uptake system permease protein FeuC: MSNRMKVVVLVVLALGLIVLFLFTHLRGDFDYVLRSRSEKIVAMVLVGWAGAVSTVLFQTMTNNRILTPSIIGLDSVYMLVQTAVVFLFGSTTLTMMGNTLHFLLSAGSMIGFSVLLYSFLFHREGQNLYFILLVGMILGTFFQSLTSFMQYLIDPNEFSIIQDRMFASINNIKTDLLWPAGLLIAAATLYTYRHLHELDVLSLGKDHAINLGVAYETVVKRLLMIVAVLVSVSTALVGPIMFFGLIVANVAYAFFQTYEHRYLLAGAALFGIIALVGGQLVVERVFTFSTTLSVIVNMVGGVYFLYLLLKERKAW, from the coding sequence ATGTCTAATCGGATGAAAGTGGTTGTGCTCGTGGTATTGGCGCTCGGATTGATCGTGTTGTTTTTGTTTACACACTTGCGAGGGGATTTTGACTATGTGTTGCGCTCGCGGAGCGAAAAGATTGTCGCGATGGTGCTTGTCGGTTGGGCGGGGGCGGTTTCGACCGTCTTATTTCAGACAATGACCAATAATCGTATTTTAACTCCAAGCATTATTGGGCTTGATTCCGTTTATATGCTTGTACAAACTGCTGTGGTGTTTTTGTTCGGTTCGACGACGTTGACCATGATGGGCAACACCTTGCACTTTCTCTTGTCTGCTGGGTCGATGATCGGTTTTTCAGTTTTATTGTATTCGTTTTTGTTTCACCGTGAAGGGCAAAATTTATATTTCATCTTGCTTGTTGGGATGATTCTCGGTACGTTTTTCCAAAGTTTGACGTCTTTCATGCAATATTTGATTGACCCAAATGAATTTTCCATCATTCAAGATCGAATGTTTGCGAGCATCAACAATATAAAAACAGACTTGCTTTGGCCGGCAGGCCTGCTCATTGCGGCTGCGACATTGTATACATACCGTCATCTTCACGAGTTGGACGTGCTGTCGCTCGGCAAAGATCATGCGATCAATTTAGGCGTGGCGTATGAAACGGTCGTCAAACGGCTGCTGATGATTGTGGCGGTGTTGGTGTCGGTTTCGACCGCGCTTGTTGGTCCCATCATGTTTTTCGGATTGATAGTCGCCAATGTGGCGTATGCGTTTTTTCAAACGTATGAACATCGTTATTTGCTTGCAGGAGCGGCGCTGTTCGGCATCATCGCCCTCGTTGGCGGCCAGCTGGTAGTCGAGCGAGTGTTCACCTTTTCGACGACGTTGTCTGTCATTGTCAACATGGTCGGAGGCGTCTATTTTCTATACCTTTTGTTAAAGGAGCGAAAAGCATGGTAG
- the yusV_1 gene encoding Probable siderophore transport system ATP-binding protein YusV yields the protein MVEVKQVLKRYGGKTVIDRVSLSVPRRKLTSLIGPNGAGKSTLLSMMSRLIPKDGGEIWIEGKEIARYRTEELAKKISILKQSNHIAARLTVHELVSFGRFPYSRGRLTRQDRDYVREAIRYMELEPLQDRYMDELSGGQRQRAYIAMVLAQDTDYIFLDEPLNNLDMKHAVQMMKVLRKLVDELGKTIVMVMHDINFASCYSDYMVALKDGAVVCEGDVSSIMRDEVLRGIYDLDVRVQTIENRRICVYF from the coding sequence ATGGTAGAGGTGAAACAAGTATTGAAGCGATACGGCGGGAAGACCGTGATTGACCGTGTATCTTTATCTGTTCCGCGCCGCAAGCTCACATCGCTCATTGGCCCGAACGGGGCGGGGAAAAGCACGCTTTTGTCCATGATGAGCCGCTTAATTCCAAAAGATGGCGGGGAAATCTGGATTGAAGGAAAGGAAATTGCTCGTTATCGGACAGAAGAGTTGGCGAAAAAAATTTCCATTTTGAAGCAATCCAACCACATTGCGGCTCGCTTGACGGTACACGAATTGGTGTCGTTCGGTCGCTTTCCGTATTCGCGCGGCCGCTTGACGCGCCAAGATCGCGACTATGTGCGTGAGGCGATCCGCTATATGGAGCTGGAGCCATTGCAAGACCGCTATATGGACGAGTTGAGCGGCGGACAGCGGCAGAGAGCTTATATCGCGATGGTGTTGGCGCAAGATACGGATTATATTTTCTTGGACGAGCCGTTGAACAATTTGGATATGAAACACGCCGTGCAAATGATGAAAGTGTTGCGCAAGCTGGTCGATGAGCTTGGCAAAACGATCGTGATGGTGATGCACGATATTAACTTTGCCTCCTGTTACTCCGATTATATGGTCGCGTTAAAAGATGGAGCGGTCGTCTGTGAAGGGGATGTTTCATCGATCATGCGCGATGAAGTGCTTCGCGGCATTTATGATTTGGATGTGCGCGTGCAGACGATTGAAAATCGGCGCATCTGTGTGTATTTTTAG
- the yclQ gene encoding Uncharacterized ABC transporter solute-binding protein yclQ precursor → MKQRWLMVVVALLLIVLAACGNKENTSNGASGKNDEKKTEQAEEMTIKHQLGEAKVKKNPEKVVVFDFGVLDTLDKLGVKVTALPQMNVPKYLEKYKSSDYQNVGSLMEPDFEKLSEIKPDVIFISGRQANLYDKLKEIGPTVYIGIDTQHYWDSFTNNMKLIGQMFGKEKEVDEELANIEKQIEEVKTKAADKKALIILTTGGKVSAYGKGSRFGLIHDVLGVPAADPNLKVTNPHGQSVSFEYIAEKNPDYLFVIDRDAVVEGKPTAKQTIENALVKKTKAYQNGHIVYLDPNYWYLSGGGLTSVSEMIKQVEEGLK, encoded by the coding sequence ATGAAACAGCGTTGGCTGATGGTAGTGGTTGCTTTGCTTCTCATTGTACTGGCTGCTTGCGGCAATAAGGAGAATACAAGCAACGGAGCAAGTGGGAAGAATGACGAGAAGAAAACGGAACAAGCCGAGGAAATGACGATCAAGCACCAGCTTGGAGAGGCGAAAGTCAAGAAAAATCCAGAGAAAGTGGTTGTCTTTGATTTTGGAGTGCTGGACACCCTTGATAAACTAGGGGTGAAGGTGACAGCTTTGCCCCAGATGAACGTGCCGAAATACTTGGAGAAATATAAAAGCAGCGACTACCAAAACGTCGGCAGCTTGATGGAGCCGGATTTTGAAAAATTGAGCGAAATCAAGCCGGATGTCATTTTTATTTCCGGTCGTCAAGCAAATTTGTATGACAAGTTGAAAGAGATTGGCCCAACCGTGTATATAGGGATTGACACTCAACATTATTGGGATTCATTTACAAACAATATGAAGCTGATCGGGCAAATGTTTGGCAAAGAAAAAGAAGTAGATGAGGAACTGGCCAATATTGAAAAACAAATCGAAGAAGTGAAGACAAAGGCTGCAGACAAAAAAGCGCTGATCATTTTGACGACCGGTGGGAAAGTGAGTGCGTACGGCAAAGGTTCGCGCTTTGGGCTCATCCATGATGTGCTCGGCGTGCCAGCCGCAGACCCGAATTTGAAAGTGACGAATCCTCATGGACAAAGCGTATCATTTGAGTACATTGCCGAGAAAAACCCGGATTACTTGTTTGTCATTGACCGCGACGCCGTTGTAGAAGGAAAGCCGACAGCGAAGCAAACGATTGAAAATGCACTTGTGAAAAAGACGAAAGCATATCAAAACGGCCACATTGTCTACTTGGATCCAAATTATTGGTATCTCTCAGGCGGCGGATTGACGTCGGTGTCGGAAATGATCAAACAGGTGGAAGAAGGATTGAAATAA
- a CDS encoding putative DNA helicase has protein sequence MIQWINKLTNLSAGIGQYVLERDRCMLYVSPAKIASYFYHECERNFYFQSLAKERRSELDVPEELFEQPAVHESVLRRGVEWEEEVITTYLAGQVQMGERDPGAPISHCYLDGEETIRELKQPSKRYLYQPTLIAPPRFYERYGLDRDDIHFAACRPDLIECIPGQNGFVFRIIDIKSSDVLKISHRVQTALYALMLSSVLEEHGVKGSVDLREAGIWTYKTEQPQLTDIGQLLPFLEQFLASELTALAGKQLDELFWHLDYRCEWCPFYDYCFDKARKQSHISLVPYLSSHASRFIRERQLPETIDEFRQLLERQETRHVLKQNAGLARQLRRLEAQLEAIAEEKVVPYDQAVTHMPIWEDIRLILTAQRDPLTGKIAAASLYRVGGTDVFGTGSEMHHVIAGSLEECDAVGRTFADALDRLLQTVHDYNRDREWRSQKSVQVYVIDNYEWDNVQQLLQALLFDPDYNEKAVRLLSYFHSSSLASASDHPSEMVPLPVVVLTTAVSQLFALPAHVAYRLEDLSRYIAAYHDSPFLYSASERFSFRLTNAMKLDVLHDAWQTGDTETRQAVEKELSRRLWAAHSIIQGIRAWAESVHPSPLMVWPEKFAFPHSADYRDPLVSKLAFMARYEALLNYLDIRQKRLLPLSERLENGVTLHVTYLGGDRFRLNNRQALEAIDLKASWLLTECNEEGEKAQQTFPDHKYASEWKPPQWANVYFVRIRAIEDNGKTAELELELPKWLDRFPLVEGEEYWLSLRHADFTTSRVLQALQQLDKDNHRILDLIRDPIRYRKTFRPNWDAEEVKALLRQSRLTKSQRQAFLHFLRHTLTLVWGPPGTGKTHFIAVALRLLMPIYEKQGRRLAILVSGFTHAAIENVLRKIQELAPRRSVHIAKLGEIQTENAKGIAEVADRDLPRWLGNGGHRVLGATLYGIQRAYEKDCLEEFDVVILDEASQIRVADSLLALRHVKKAGRLLIVGDHFQLPPIIQGAYAAAEGEPHLFDSIFGLLFDADVEKRYTRQLTDNFRMNEALCRYPAERIYSSQYTAFTRQIAEQTLALADAPTADEWVEAAIDPDYPLVVCTYDGVYGAQENEAEARWVASIAKVLRERLLDSEEKRYDDSSEGDQAFWRRGLFIISPHRAQIRAIRRELEHQGLRPPFFVDTVDKMQGQEADTAIISYGVADPELAVMEGEFIYSLNRLNVSLTRARKKAILFLSRQLMSPPLQVIGNEEYREGVNFMVGLEQYALRHGEAQTFMVDGVALQMYRVSRPKMEKMDTL, from the coding sequence ATGATACAATGGATAAACAAACTGACAAATCTCAGTGCGGGCATCGGCCAGTACGTTTTAGAAAGGGATCGATGTATGCTTTACGTTTCTCCTGCCAAAATCGCAAGCTATTTTTATCACGAGTGCGAGCGGAATTTTTATTTTCAGTCGTTGGCGAAAGAACGGCGCAGCGAGCTCGATGTGCCGGAAGAGCTGTTTGAGCAGCCTGCGGTTCATGAGAGCGTGCTGCGCCGAGGGGTTGAGTGGGAAGAGGAAGTGATTACGACCTATTTGGCCGGCCAAGTGCAGATGGGAGAGCGAGATCCTGGCGCACCGATTTCCCACTGCTATTTGGATGGAGAGGAGACGATCCGCGAGCTGAAGCAGCCGAGCAAGCGCTATTTATACCAGCCGACATTGATCGCGCCGCCGCGCTTTTACGAACGGTACGGGTTGGATCGGGACGACATCCATTTTGCGGCGTGTCGTCCGGATTTGATTGAGTGCATTCCGGGGCAAAACGGCTTTGTGTTCCGCATCATCGACATCAAATCATCAGATGTGTTAAAGATTTCCCACCGCGTGCAAACGGCGCTGTACGCGTTGATGTTGTCCTCGGTGTTAGAGGAGCACGGTGTTAAGGGCAGCGTCGATTTGCGCGAAGCCGGGATATGGACGTACAAAACCGAGCAGCCGCAGCTGACAGATATCGGACAGCTGCTTCCGTTTCTTGAGCAGTTTTTGGCTAGCGAATTGACGGCGCTGGCTGGGAAGCAACTTGATGAGCTGTTTTGGCATTTGGATTATCGCTGTGAATGGTGCCCGTTCTATGATTACTGTTTCGACAAAGCGCGGAAACAGTCGCATATTTCCCTCGTTCCGTACTTATCGAGTCATGCGTCCCGCTTTATCCGCGAGCGGCAGCTTCCGGAGACGATCGATGAGTTTCGCCAACTTCTTGAGCGTCAAGAAACGAGACACGTCCTAAAACAAAACGCTGGATTGGCGCGTCAACTTCGGCGGCTTGAAGCGCAGCTTGAGGCGATTGCGGAGGAAAAGGTCGTTCCGTATGACCAGGCGGTGACGCATATGCCGATATGGGAAGACATCCGTCTGATTCTCACCGCGCAACGCGATCCGTTGACGGGGAAGATTGCGGCGGCATCGTTGTACCGTGTTGGTGGAACAGACGTGTTTGGAACGGGATCGGAAATGCATCATGTTATTGCTGGTTCTCTGGAAGAATGCGACGCGGTCGGCCGAACGTTTGCCGATGCGCTGGACCGCCTGCTTCAGACGGTGCACGATTACAACCGGGATCGAGAGTGGCGGTCGCAAAAATCGGTGCAGGTGTATGTCATCGACAACTATGAATGGGACAATGTGCAGCAGCTACTTCAAGCGCTTTTGTTCGATCCAGACTATAACGAAAAAGCTGTTCGGCTGCTGTCGTATTTTCATAGCAGCTCACTAGCAAGTGCCAGCGACCACCCAAGCGAAATGGTTCCGCTTCCTGTCGTTGTGCTGACAACGGCTGTGAGCCAGCTGTTCGCCTTGCCGGCGCATGTCGCGTACCGTCTTGAAGACTTGTCGCGGTATATTGCGGCCTACCATGATTCGCCGTTTCTGTACTCGGCGAGCGAGCGCTTTTCGTTCCGCTTGACAAACGCCATGAAACTGGATGTGCTGCACGACGCCTGGCAAACAGGGGACACGGAAACACGGCAAGCGGTCGAGAAGGAGCTGAGCCGCCGCCTTTGGGCTGCTCACAGCATCATTCAAGGAATCCGTGCGTGGGCCGAGAGCGTCCATCCTTCGCCGCTTATGGTCTGGCCGGAAAAATTTGCGTTTCCTCATTCGGCTGATTACCGTGATCCGCTTGTGTCCAAGCTGGCGTTTATGGCGCGCTATGAGGCGCTATTAAACTACTTGGATATTCGCCAAAAGCGCCTGCTTCCGCTTTCGGAGCGGCTTGAGAACGGAGTGACGCTTCATGTCACGTACCTTGGCGGCGATCGGTTCCGATTGAACAACCGCCAGGCGCTTGAAGCGATCGATCTAAAGGCGAGCTGGCTTTTGACGGAGTGCAATGAGGAAGGAGAAAAGGCGCAACAGACGTTTCCTGATCATAAGTACGCCAGTGAATGGAAGCCGCCCCAATGGGCCAATGTCTATTTTGTCCGCATTCGCGCCATCGAAGATAATGGCAAGACAGCTGAACTCGAGCTCGAGTTGCCCAAATGGCTCGATCGGTTCCCGCTTGTGGAAGGAGAGGAGTATTGGCTGTCGCTTCGGCATGCGGATTTTACCACCTCGCGCGTCTTGCAGGCGTTGCAACAGTTGGATAAGGACAATCATCGCATCTTGGACTTGATTCGCGATCCGATTCGCTATCGGAAAACGTTTCGTCCCAACTGGGATGCAGAGGAAGTCAAGGCGCTTCTCCGCCAAAGCAGGCTGACGAAAAGCCAGCGTCAGGCGTTTCTCCACTTTCTCCGCCATACGTTGACGCTCGTCTGGGGGCCGCCTGGCACCGGGAAAACGCATTTTATTGCCGTTGCTCTTCGGCTGCTTATGCCGATTTATGAAAAGCAGGGGCGCAGGCTTGCCATTCTTGTTTCGGGTTTCACCCATGCGGCGATCGAAAACGTTCTGCGCAAAATTCAGGAGCTTGCGCCGCGGCGCAGCGTCCATATCGCGAAACTTGGTGAGATTCAGACGGAAAACGCCAAAGGAATCGCCGAGGTGGCGGACCGTGACCTTCCCCGATGGCTGGGCAACGGCGGGCATCGGGTGCTTGGCGCCACGCTGTACGGCATTCAAAGGGCGTATGAAAAAGACTGTCTAGAAGAGTTTGACGTCGTCATTCTGGATGAGGCGTCGCAAATCCGCGTGGCCGATTCACTGTTGGCGCTGCGCCATGTCAAAAAAGCAGGCAGGCTGCTTATCGTCGGCGACCATTTCCAGCTGCCGCCAATCATTCAAGGGGCGTATGCGGCCGCGGAAGGGGAGCCGCACCTGTTCGACTCGATTTTCGGCCTGCTGTTTGACGCGGATGTGGAGAAGCGGTATACCCGCCAACTGACGGACAATTTCCGCATGAACGAGGCGCTTTGCCGCTACCCGGCCGAGCGGATTTACAGCTCCCAGTATACCGCGTTCACCCGCCAGATTGCCGAACAAACGTTGGCGCTCGCCGATGCCCCAACTGCCGATGAATGGGTGGAAGCAGCGATCGACCCTGACTATCCGCTTGTCGTCTGCACGTATGACGGCGTGTACGGTGCCCAAGAAAACGAGGCGGAAGCGCGCTGGGTGGCGAGCATCGCGAAGGTGTTGCGGGAACGGCTTCTCGACAGCGAGGAAAAACGGTACGATGACTCATCAGAAGGCGACCAAGCGTTTTGGCGCCGCGGGCTGTTTATCATCTCGCCGCATCGGGCGCAAATCCGCGCCATTCGCCGTGAGCTTGAACACCAAGGACTGCGTCCGCCGTTTTTCGTCGATACGGTTGATAAAATGCAAGGGCAAGAAGCGGATACGGCGATCATCAGCTACGGCGTCGCCGATCCGGAACTGGCTGTGATGGAAGGGGAGTTCATCTACAGTTTGAACCGCCTCAACGTGTCGCTCACGCGGGCGCGGAAAAAGGCGATCCTCTTCCTCTCGCGCCAACTGATGTCGCCGCCGCTTCAGGTGATCGGCAACGAGGAATACCGTGAAGGAGTCAACTTTATGGTTGGGCTTGAGCAGTACGCTTTACGTCATGGGGAAGCGCAAACGTTTATGGTCGACGGTGTTGCGCTGCAAATGTACCGAGTCAGTCGTCCGAAGATGGAAAAGATGGACACTCTATGA